From a single Lolium rigidum isolate FL_2022 chromosome 7, APGP_CSIRO_Lrig_0.1, whole genome shotgun sequence genomic region:
- the LOC124671650 gene encoding anthocyanin regulatory R-S protein-like, whose protein sequence is MAPSAPPSQEEPTELPSPGKQFRNQLAAAVKSIDWTYAIFWCISTSRPGFLTWNDGFYNGEVKTRKITNSTDLTAADQLVLERSEQLRELYVSLLSGECDHRAKRPAASLSPEDLGDAEWYYTVCMTYAFRPGQGLPGKSFVSNQHIWLCNAELADTKTFQRALLAKTASIQTVVCIPFMGGVLELGTAEQVLEDTNIVNRIGTSFWEIQFPTCSELEEPSSSPSQNEPGDEANIVFEDLDHNAVEGMMSGEIECLSDGNLELITKEINELYDIGEELDVRALEDNWILGGSFEVMSSLEAEPMTDADRITDDVLTRSFSFESSRSSCFTPWKRSSDSSEDMVVSVAGESQKLLKKALAGGAWTNGGGGDTARGQESNVKGHVMSERRRREKLNEMFLILKSLVPSIHKVDKASVLAETIAYLKELEQRVEELESSRAPSGQADTAGRRRHDVVGKKVSVGSKRKASELGDGNTERGNRPGNIVNITMMDKEVLLEVQCRWKESLMTRVFDALKDLSLDVLSVQSSTPGGLLALKIRAQYAGCTAVPPGIISEALQRAIGKG, encoded by the exons ATGGCACCATCAGCTCCTCCGAGTCAGGAAGAACCCACTGAGCTGCCGTCGCCGGGGAAGCAATTCAGAAACCAGCTCGCTGCCGCCGTGAAGAGCATCGACTGGACTTACGCCATATTCTGGTGTATCTCAACAAGCCGCCCAGG ATTCCTGACGTGGAATGACGGCTTCTACAACGGCGAGGTAAAGACTAGGAAGATCACCAACTCCACGGACCTTACCGCCGCCGACCAGCTCGTCCTGGAGAGGAGCGAACAGCTGAGAGAGCTCTACGTGTCGCTACTCTCCGGCGAGTGCGACCACCGGGCTAAACGTCCCGCCGCCTCGCTCTCACCGGAGGATCTCGGCGACGCCGAGTGGTACTACACGGTCTGCATGACCTACGCCTTCCGGCCTGGCCAAGG GTTGCCTGGCAAAAGTTTTGTGAGCAATCAACATATTTGGCTCTGCAACGCTGAGCTCGCAGACACCAAAACCTTCCAACGCGCGCTCTTAGCTAAG ACCGCGTCTATTCAG ACAGTTGTTTGTATCCCATTCATGGGCGGTGTGCTTGAGCTGGGGACGGCTGAGCAG GTTTTGGAGGACACAAACATTGTGAACCGGATAGGCACATCCTTCTGGGAGATACAGTTTCCTACATGCTCGGAGTTGGAGGAACCAAGCTCCAGCCCATCACAAAACGAACCCGGCGATGAAGCCAACATCGTGTTCGAAGACCTCGACCACAACGCCGTCGAGGGGATGATGTCCGGAGAGATCGAATGCTTGTCCGATGGCAACCTAGAGCTGATCACGAAGGAGATCAACGAGCTCTACGACATTGGCGAGGAGCTGGATGTGCGTGCTCTTGAGGATAACTGGATCCTGGGCGGGTCCTTTGAAGTCATGTCTTCTCTGGAAGCGGAACCGATGACGGACGCAGACCGGATCACTGATGATGTTCTCACTCGAAGTTTCTCATTTGAATCCTCTCGATCATCGTGTTTTACGCCCTGGAAGAGGTCATCGGACTCCTCAGAAGACATGGTTGTGTCGGTCGCTGGGGAGTCACAAAAGTTGCTAAAGAAAGCTTTGGCTGGCGGTGCATGGACgaatggtggcggcggcgacacGGCGAGAGGTCAAGAAAGTAATGTCAAGGGGCATGTCATGTCGGAGAGAAGGCGTCGGGAGAAGCTCAACGAGATGTTCCTCATTCTCAAGTCATTGGTCCCGTCCATTCACAAG GTGGACAAAGCATCCGTTCTAGCAGAAACGATAGCCTATCTCAAAGAGCTTGAACAAAGGGTAGAAGAGCTAGAATCTAGCAGGGCACCCTCGGGCCAGGCCGATACAGCAGGCCGCAGGCGACACGATGTTGTCGGGAAGAAGGTCTCGGTTGGATCCAAGAGGAAGGCGTCAGAGCTCGGCGATGGAAATACCGAGAGGGGGAACAGGCCGGGCAACATCGTCAACATCACCATGATGGACAAGGAGGTGCTTCTAGAGGTTCAGTGCCGATGGAAGGAGAGTCTGATGACACGAGTGTTTGATGCCTTGAAGGACCTGAGCTTGGATGTTCTATCCGTGCAGTCGTCGACGCCGGGTGGCCTTCTTGCTCTGAAGATACGAGCTCAG TACGCCGGCTGTACCGCCGTGCCACCTGGGATTATTAGCGAGGCGCTTCAGCGAGCTATAGGCAAGGGCTGA